One Gossypium raimondii isolate GPD5lz chromosome 3, ASM2569854v1, whole genome shotgun sequence genomic window carries:
- the LOC128039951 gene encoding uncharacterized protein LOC128039951 produces the protein MTMLFINTLKAPFITHMLGSASKSFSDIIMNGEMIEHAIKSRKIDSGENNRRSAPKKRESEVNNVNAYSKSITVNQPRKMVADQQGSSKQESGMRQNTKKPQFTPIPMTYKELYQNLFNAHVIAPRYLNPLQPPYPKCTESPLPNHDDKGVNMLGEGTGEEVKTDIAEVKTPLKWVWKEMAKRGALVQSMMDNKEMRFYEDVEERRSICATESGTGTSKINHLVVIISRPKNNEARVQVTPKIVIMKPSSFTYKDDKMVSWNYRCNVTIPGKEVEGNMVKEYQERGSYTRNRKRYDAQAESSREKNWKKEQRKGKAMEVEPLVNEPIKEDEAKEFLKFLKHSEYSVVEQLHKQSTCISILALLLSSEVHRSALMKVLNETYVADDILVSKLDRLVNNISADNFIFFNDDEISSGGRGSTKALHITTRCKGYTLLGVLVDNGSALNVLPLSTLNRLLVDSSHMKACQSIVRAFDGIERRVMGRIEVPANDWPNYL, from the exons atgacgatgcttttcatcaacacattgaaggcgCCGTTTATCAcccatatgttaggaagtgcctcAAAGAGTTTCtcggatataatcatgaatggcgaaatgattgaACATGCTATTAAAAGCAGAAAAATAGATAGTGGGGAGAATAATCGAAGGTCAGCtccaaagaaaagagaaagtgaaGTAAACAATGTGAACGCATACAGTAAATCAATTACAGTGAATCAACCAAGGAAGATGGTTGCTGATCAACAAGGCTCATCAAAACAAGAATCAGGAATGAGGCAAAATACTAAGAAGCCCCAATTCACGCCCATTCCAATGACATATAAAGAGCTGtatcagaatttatttaatgcacatgttATTGCTCCTCGTTACTTGAATCCTCTACAACCCCCATAtccaaaatg TACAGAAAGTCCGTTGCCCAATCATGATGATAAGGGAGTGAATATGTTGGGCGAAGGTACGGGGGAAGAAGTCAAGACTGACATTGCTGAAGTAAAAACTCCATTGAAATGGGTCTGGAAAGAGATGGCAAAAAGAGG GGCTTTGGTTCAAagcatgatggataacaaggagatgAGGTTCTATGAAGATGTGGAAGAAAGGAGGAGCATATGCGCGACAGAGTCAGGAACAGGGACATCGAAAATAAATCATCTTGTGGTCATTATTTCACGCCCTAAGAATAATGAGGCTAGGGTTCAGgtaacaccaaaaattgtaatcaTGAAACCGTCAAGTTTCACATATAAGGATGATAAAATGGTCTCGTGGAATTACAGATGCAATGTGACAATCCCAGGAAAAGAAGTTGAGGGaaatatggtaaaagaatatCAGGAAAGGGGTTCTTACACGCGCAATAGGAAACGATATGACGCTCAAGCAGAATCGTCAAGAGAGAAGAATTGGAAAAAAGAACAGAGGAAAGGGAAGGCAATGGAAGTTGAGCCATTGGTTaatgaaccaataaaagaaGATGAGGCAAAggagtttttgaagtttttaaaacaTAGCGAATACAGTGTTGTGGAGCAATTGCACAAACAGTCGACCTGCATTTCTATATTAGCTTTGCTCTTAAGTTCTGAAGTGCATCGAAGTGCACTGATGAAAGTACTAAATGAAACATATGTGGCTGATGATATCTTAGTAAGCAAGCTAGACCGGttggtcaacaatataagtgctgacaattttatcttcttcaatgatgacGAAATATCGTCTGGCGGTAGAGGTTCTACTAAGGCTTTGCACATTACTACCCGATGCAAGGGGTACACACTGCTAGGGGTCTTGGTCGATAATGGATCTGCACTAAACGTATTGCCTTTATCTACTCTCAATCGGTTACTGGTGGATAGTTCACACATGAAAGCATGCCAGAGCATAGTCAGGGCATTTGATGGAATCGAAAGGAGGGTTATGGGGAGAATTGAAGTACCCGCTAATGATTGGCCCAACTACTTATGA